A genomic segment from Bacillus marinisedimentorum encodes:
- a CDS encoding YdiK family protein: MRISPLLMGFLYGGFAFIFVYLAIQSPEEDIWNFTTILLMLLATFNFVSAIRFFMLDYKIRKITKEKEDD; this comes from the coding sequence ATGAGAATTTCACCTTTGCTTATGGGGTTCCTATACGGGGGCTTTGCATTCATATTCGTCTACCTGGCCATCCAGAGCCCCGAAGAAGACATCTGGAATTTTACAACAATCCTTCTGATGCTGCTGGCCACATTCAATTTCGTGTCGGCGATCCGGTTTTTCATGCTGGATTATAAAATCCGGAAAATCACGAAGGAAAAAGAGGACGATTGA
- a CDS encoding MDR family MFS transporter, translating to MAKKIPEKWMVVIAVLLGTFTIILNNSMLNPAIPELMAIFDTDAVSIGWVITIFMVSMGITMPLTGYLGDKIGKKKLYMIGLVLFLIGSVLASMAWSLTSLILFRAIQGIAGGVMMPLSMALIFEVFPREERGLATGVWGIAAMMAPTIGPTLGGTIVETSSWHYLFLFNIPFGLLGLAASAYYLKSTEKVKDIKFDKIGFLLVTLGVGAVLFALGRISRVEHLANPVNIGLIIFGLAGIYAFVKYENRQSQPLLELSVFKAPAFSIAVWIASVTSIGLFSSIFLIPLLIQNVYGLSAIITGLVFLPSALFSGIFMTVGGRLLDKNGPRGVVTTGLVIFAATTLALGFLNLETSLWYILVVMLIRGIGMGLCNMPATTTGLNAIPDRLVAQGSAMNNVLRQISSSLGIVFISVYYEVRRAQLLGMGVSGTEGSLQAINEGFLVVGVLLALSIPAGWLIGQDEKREEAELNPQ from the coding sequence ATGGCGAAAAAAATACCTGAAAAGTGGATGGTGGTCATTGCCGTTTTGCTCGGCACATTCACCATCATTTTAAATAACAGCATGCTGAATCCGGCAATTCCTGAACTCATGGCAATCTTTGATACGGATGCGGTTTCAATCGGCTGGGTGATTACCATTTTTATGGTTTCGATGGGGATCACGATGCCGCTGACCGGCTATCTTGGCGATAAGATCGGCAAGAAGAAGCTGTACATGATTGGGCTTGTTTTGTTTTTGATCGGGTCTGTCCTTGCTTCAATGGCATGGAGCCTCACATCATTAATCTTATTCCGCGCCATACAGGGGATTGCAGGTGGTGTCATGATGCCGCTTTCGATGGCTTTGATCTTTGAAGTGTTTCCGCGGGAGGAACGCGGGCTTGCGACCGGGGTGTGGGGCATCGCGGCCATGATGGCGCCGACGATCGGCCCGACACTTGGCGGAACGATTGTTGAAACGAGCAGCTGGCATTACTTGTTTTTGTTCAATATCCCGTTCGGCCTCCTTGGGCTTGCCGCTTCCGCTTATTACTTGAAGTCGACGGAAAAGGTGAAAGATATCAAGTTTGATAAGATCGGATTCCTGCTCGTTACCCTTGGAGTAGGAGCAGTCTTGTTTGCGCTCGGCCGGATTTCAAGGGTGGAACACCTCGCAAACCCGGTGAATATCGGCCTGATCATCTTCGGCCTCGCCGGAATATATGCGTTTGTGAAGTATGAAAATCGGCAAAGCCAGCCGCTGCTGGAGCTGTCCGTCTTCAAGGCGCCCGCTTTTTCCATTGCAGTATGGATTGCCAGCGTTACATCGATTGGGCTGTTTTCATCGATTTTCCTTATCCCGCTTCTTATTCAGAACGTATATGGGTTAAGTGCCATCATTACCGGGCTTGTGTTTTTGCCGTCAGCTCTCTTCAGCGGCATTTTTATGACGGTCGGGGGCCGGCTGCTGGATAAAAATGGACCGAGAGGCGTCGTCACCACCGGCCTTGTCATATTTGCCGCCACAACACTGGCACTCGGTTTCCTGAATCTAGAGACCTCCCTCTGGTACATCCTGGTTGTGATGCTGATCAGGGGAATCGGCATGGGGCTTTGCAATATGCCGGCAACGACGACAGGGCTGAACGCGATTCCTGACCGCCTCGTTGCCCAGGGCTCAGCGATGAACAATGTCCTCAGACAAATCAGCTCATCGCTCGGCATTGTTTTCATTTCGGTATACTATGAGGTCCGGAGAGCCCAGCTGCTCGGAATGGGCGTAAGCGGCACCGAAGGCAGCCTCCAGGCGATCAACGAAGGATTTCTTGTCGTCGGAGTGCTCCTCGCCCTTTCGATTCCAGCAGGATGGCTGATCGGCCAGGATGAGAAGCGGGAGGAAGCGGAGTTGAATCCGCAGTGA
- a CDS encoding redox-sensing transcriptional repressor Rex, which translates to MEIDKNKIPQATAKRLPLYYRFLKNLHSSGKQRVSSAELSEAVKVDSATIRRDFSYFGALGKKGYGYNVSYLLSFFRETLDQDEITKVALIGVGNLGRALLHYNFTKNNNTKIAMAFDVNENQIGTEIGGVPIYDSEKLEERLGDVSVAILTVPAPAAQSVTDRLVKAGISGILNFTPARLATPPHIRVHHIDLAIELQSLIYFLKHYPLSEGEQEEAEE; encoded by the coding sequence ATGGAAATCGATAAAAATAAAATCCCGCAGGCAACGGCAAAAAGGCTGCCGTTATACTACCGTTTTCTGAAGAATTTGCATTCATCAGGGAAACAGCGGGTGTCGTCTGCGGAATTAAGCGAAGCGGTCAAGGTTGACTCAGCGACAATCCGCCGTGATTTTTCTTACTTCGGTGCACTTGGCAAAAAAGGGTATGGGTATAATGTGAGCTATCTGCTGTCATTTTTCAGGGAGACGCTTGACCAGGATGAAATTACAAAAGTCGCCTTGATCGGTGTCGGTAACCTTGGCAGGGCCCTTTTGCATTACAATTTCACCAAAAATAACAATACGAAAATCGCAATGGCATTTGACGTGAATGAGAACCAGATCGGAACTGAAATCGGCGGCGTGCCGATTTACGATAGTGAAAAGCTGGAAGAGCGGCTTGGAGATGTATCTGTCGCCATTTTGACGGTGCCTGCACCCGCAGCGCAATCCGTCACCGACCGCCTTGTGAAAGCCGGCATCAGCGGCATCCTGAACTTCACTCCGGCCCGGCTGGCGACACCGCCTCATATCCGGGTCCATCATATCGACCTTGCGATTGAACTGCAGTCACTGATCTACTTCCTGAAGCATTATCCTCTCAGTGAAGGTGAGCAGGAAGAGGCAGAAGAATAA
- the moaC gene encoding cyclic pyranopterin monophosphate synthase MoaC, with product MASEFTHFNEQGRAKMVDIADKQATVRTALAHSSVQVSEEIYTKIQDNEIGKGDVLAVAQVAGIMAAKKTPEWIPMCHPLQLKGVDVSFEWQKPADGSKDGDYILHIGASVKTKGNTGVEMEALTAASATALTVYDMCKAVDKGMIIGPTYLVEKTGGKSGDFRRE from the coding sequence ATGGCATCTGAGTTTACTCACTTTAATGAGCAGGGCAGGGCAAAAATGGTCGATATCGCGGACAAGCAGGCAACCGTCCGGACGGCGCTGGCCCATTCGAGTGTTCAGGTAAGTGAAGAGATATATACAAAAATACAGGACAATGAGATTGGCAAAGGAGACGTGCTGGCAGTCGCTCAAGTTGCCGGTATCATGGCAGCCAAAAAAACACCGGAATGGATTCCGATGTGCCACCCGCTTCAGCTGAAAGGGGTCGATGTCTCGTTCGAATGGCAAAAACCCGCAGATGGCAGTAAAGACGGTGATTATATTCTGCATATCGGCGCAAGTGTCAAAACGAAGGGGAACACAGGCGTGGAAATGGAAGCGCTAACGGCAGCATCCGCAACAGCGCTGACGGTGTATGATATGTGTAAGGCAGTGGATAAAGGAATGATCATCGGCCCGACCTACCTGGTGGAAAAGACAGGCGGCAAAAGCGGAGATTTTCGAAGAGAATAG
- the tsaE gene encoding tRNA (adenosine(37)-N6)-threonylcarbamoyltransferase complex ATPase subunit type 1 TsaE: protein MTEEKFEFNTKSPEETMAFSQRLADKLGPGDVLTLEGDLGAGKTTFTKGLAKGLGVRRTVNSPTFTIIKEYQGRLPLFHMDVYRLEDSGEDLGFDEYFEGDGVTIVEWASMIHDQLPDERLDIFLYHEGDDNRRIVLTPKGEHYITICKEIV from the coding sequence ATGACAGAAGAAAAATTTGAATTCAACACGAAGTCTCCGGAAGAAACGATGGCATTTTCCCAACGGCTCGCTGATAAGCTTGGTCCCGGTGATGTGCTGACACTGGAAGGCGATCTTGGGGCAGGGAAGACGACATTTACAAAAGGACTGGCAAAAGGGCTCGGCGTCCGTCGGACCGTCAACAGTCCGACCTTCACGATCATCAAAGAATACCAGGGCAGGCTTCCGCTTTTCCATATGGACGTATACCGTCTTGAAGACAGCGGGGAGGATCTTGGGTTTGATGAGTATTTTGAGGGTGACGGCGTAACGATTGTGGAATGGGCTTCTATGATTCATGATCAGCTGCCTGATGAACGCCTGGATATATTCCTGTATCATGAAGGGGACGACAACAGGCGTATTGTGCTGACGCCAAAGGGAGAGCACTACATAACGATTTGTAAGGAGATTGTTTGA
- the rimI gene encoding ribosomal protein S18-alanine N-acetyltransferase, whose translation MENRPVMRLMTVSDIDEVEKIEQACFATPWSRESFYNEVEINQFAKYLVLELNGSVIGYCGLWIIIDEGHITNIAVLPEYRGRKFGEKLLRYALALARGQGANTVTLEVRASNAAAQNLYRKLGFQEGGIRKNYYTDNNEDALVMWVNLNEK comes from the coding sequence ATGGAAAACAGGCCGGTCATGAGGCTGATGACAGTCAGCGATATAGATGAAGTGGAGAAAATTGAACAGGCCTGCTTTGCGACACCGTGGAGCAGGGAATCGTTTTACAATGAGGTGGAGATCAACCAGTTCGCTAAATATCTCGTTCTGGAGCTGAATGGCAGTGTGATCGGATATTGCGGGCTGTGGATCATTATTGATGAAGGGCATATAACCAATATCGCGGTTTTGCCGGAATACCGGGGGCGGAAGTTCGGGGAAAAATTACTGCGCTATGCCCTTGCCCTTGCAAGGGGGCAGGGAGCGAATACAGTAACGCTTGAAGTCAGGGCTAGCAATGCCGCTGCACAGAATCTATACCGTAAACTGGGATTCCAGGAAGGCGGCATACGAAAAAATTATTATACTGATAATAATGAAGACGCATTAGTGATGTGGGTGAACTTAAATGAAAAATAA
- the thiL gene encoding thiamine-phosphate kinase codes for MPISGEFSFIRSITPAQTFQRSLIQGIGDDAAVYSGSDNYSEVVCLDTMAEGIHFTRKTMNPFDLGYKALAVNISDLAAMGAEPAFYLVSAAISEDWTEDDLQEMYKGMAELGSRWQMDLIGGDTVASKSGLVLTVVVIGRVEKGKELLRSTAKPGDIVFVTGTPGDSAAGLKLLLEEPGRVYSKAEQYFIERHRRPVPRIEAGRFLAGLQRVALNDVSDGVASEANELAEASGVRIDISEMRLPASPQLEALPSNERISSILFGGEDFELIGTMSKIEWESIHDDEKLKYALHEIGTVCEADGKPAVYLHTASGETELLGKKGYNHFKNG; via the coding sequence ATGCCGATTTCAGGTGAGTTTTCTTTCATCCGCTCGATTACACCTGCTCAAACGTTTCAGCGGTCCCTTATCCAGGGAATCGGTGATGATGCTGCCGTGTATAGCGGAAGTGACAACTATTCTGAGGTTGTCTGCCTTGATACGATGGCGGAAGGAATCCATTTTACGCGGAAAACGATGAACCCGTTTGACCTTGGATATAAAGCCCTTGCCGTCAACATAAGCGACCTTGCCGCAATGGGGGCTGAACCGGCGTTTTACCTCGTGTCGGCCGCGATTTCGGAAGATTGGACGGAAGATGACCTGCAGGAGATGTATAAAGGGATGGCTGAACTCGGCAGCCGCTGGCAGATGGATTTGATCGGCGGTGACACGGTTGCCTCCAAATCAGGCCTGGTGTTGACGGTCGTCGTGATTGGCCGGGTGGAAAAAGGGAAAGAGCTGTTGCGGAGTACCGCGAAACCGGGGGATATCGTGTTTGTAACCGGTACACCCGGTGATTCGGCGGCAGGGCTGAAACTCTTGCTTGAGGAGCCTGGACGTGTCTACAGCAAGGCGGAACAATATTTTATCGAAAGGCACCGGCGGCCTGTTCCGCGTATCGAGGCCGGCAGGTTCCTGGCAGGATTGCAGCGGGTAGCGTTGAATGATGTAAGTGACGGGGTTGCAAGTGAGGCCAATGAACTTGCGGAAGCGAGCGGCGTAAGAATTGATATTTCAGAAATGCGGCTGCCGGCAAGTCCGCAGCTGGAAGCACTCCCTTCAAATGAACGGATTTCGAGTATTCTATTTGGCGGAGAGGACTTTGAATTGATTGGTACCATGTCCAAAATTGAATGGGAATCCATTCATGATGATGAGAAATTGAAATATGCCCTTCATGAAATCGGAACAGTGTGTGAAGCAGATGGTAAACCAGCCGTCTATTTGCATACTGCTTCAGGGGAAACCGAGCTGCTCGGGAAGAAGGGGTATAATCACTTTAAAAACGGGTGA
- the tsaB gene encoding tRNA (adenosine(37)-N6)-threonylcarbamoyltransferase complex dimerization subunit type 1 TsaB, with protein sequence MKALAIDTSNLVMGIAVISDDRITGEMITNLKKNHSVRLMPAIDQLLKDVDMKPAELNRIIVANGPGSYTGVRIGVSIAKTLAWALNIPVTGVSSLDVLAQNGKMAGSYVSPIFDARRGQVYTALYDAANGMKVEKEERIIQLDDWLPMLQEKEKPVLFMGNDLPIHQNRIVEVLGEQAVIAPLTAHNPRPSELAYLGIQKEAVPVHEFVPNYLRLAEAEAKWLESQNRQG encoded by the coding sequence ATGAAGGCGCTTGCCATTGATACCTCTAACCTGGTGATGGGGATAGCCGTCATTTCTGATGACCGCATTACCGGTGAAATGATAACCAACTTAAAAAAGAACCATTCTGTGCGGCTGATGCCGGCGATAGACCAGCTCCTGAAAGATGTGGACATGAAGCCGGCCGAACTGAATCGCATTATTGTGGCGAACGGTCCCGGTTCCTATACGGGAGTAAGGATCGGCGTATCAATCGCGAAAACACTGGCCTGGGCATTGAACATTCCAGTCACTGGTGTCTCAAGCCTTGACGTTTTGGCCCAGAATGGGAAAATGGCCGGATCTTATGTTTCCCCGATTTTCGATGCAAGGCGCGGCCAGGTGTATACTGCATTGTATGATGCTGCGAACGGCATGAAGGTTGAAAAGGAGGAGCGGATTATCCAGCTGGATGACTGGCTTCCAATGCTTCAAGAAAAGGAAAAACCTGTTCTGTTTATGGGCAATGACTTGCCGATCCACCAGAACCGTATTGTAGAAGTGCTGGGGGAGCAGGCTGTAATTGCCCCGTTAACCGCCCATAATCCGCGTCCTTCGGAATTGGCGTATCTCGGCATTCAAAAAGAGGCGGTTCCTGTGCATGAATTCGTTCCGAACTACTTGCGTTTAGCGGAGGCTGAGGCCAAATGGCTCGAATCACAGAACCGGCAGGGGTAA
- a CDS encoding ABC-F family ATP-binding cassette domain-containing protein, producing the protein MILLQVNQLTKHFGADLILSNIKLEVQSNDRIALVGRNGAGKSTLLKIIAGQMSYDEGEIIKPKDLSLGYLAQDTGLESNLSIWDEMLSVFEPLLNMEKRLRAMEAKMGDPDLLNDGAAYDKLMKEYDELQLVFKDEGGYQYEADIRTVLHGLNFSRFDTNTPISTLSGGQKTRLALAKLLLTKPDLLILDEPTNHLDIETLTWLEQYLQGYPGALLIVSHDRYFLDRIVNVVYEISRHTTGKFHGNYSSYLDEKAQRYERDLKQYEKQQEEIAKLEDFIQRNIARASTTKRAQSRRKQLQKMDKMDRPQGDAKSASFSFEIERQSGNDVLKINDLSLAYPGKEPLFSGLNTTINRGDSIALVGPNGAGKSTLLKAIMRSDNVTSGSIVYGSNVSVGYYDQEQASLKSNKRVLDELWDEYPLKSEKEIRTALGNFLFSGDDVLKPVSGLSGGEKARLALCKLMFKKANFLILDEPTNHLDLDSKEVLESALIDYPGTILFVSHDRYFINRIADRIMELSTKTVTEFLGDYDYYVDKKNEMEELARLEQEEKAAAAPSGNHDQQGGDKSKYMQDKEEKKRERQRLRKIEEIELRIAGLEEQIEEKEALLALPEIYEDHEKSALHHTELTALQEELEQLMEEWEELQLAETE; encoded by the coding sequence ATGATATTGCTTCAAGTAAATCAGTTGACAAAGCATTTTGGCGCTGATCTTATTTTATCGAATATTAAATTGGAAGTACAATCAAATGACCGCATTGCGCTTGTCGGCAGGAACGGGGCGGGCAAATCCACGCTCTTGAAAATCATCGCGGGCCAGATGTCTTATGATGAAGGCGAGATCATCAAGCCGAAAGACCTTTCACTCGGTTATCTTGCCCAGGATACCGGCCTGGAATCCAATTTGTCGATTTGGGATGAGATGCTGAGTGTCTTTGAACCGCTGCTGAATATGGAAAAAAGGCTGCGCGCCATGGAGGCTAAGATGGGGGACCCCGATTTACTGAATGACGGTGCTGCCTATGACAAGCTCATGAAAGAATATGATGAATTGCAGCTCGTCTTCAAAGATGAAGGCGGATATCAATATGAGGCGGATATACGTACGGTCCTGCACGGTCTGAACTTCAGCAGATTTGATACAAATACACCGATTTCAACGTTGAGCGGGGGCCAGAAAACCCGGCTTGCTCTCGCCAAACTTCTGCTGACAAAACCTGATTTGCTGATTCTGGATGAACCGACGAACCATCTGGACATCGAAACGCTTACATGGCTTGAGCAGTATTTGCAAGGTTATCCGGGCGCTTTACTGATTGTATCTCATGACCGTTATTTTCTTGATCGCATCGTCAATGTTGTGTATGAAATTTCACGCCATACGACCGGCAAATTCCACGGCAACTACAGCAGCTATCTGGATGAAAAAGCCCAACGGTACGAACGCGACTTGAAACAGTATGAAAAACAGCAGGAGGAAATCGCCAAGCTTGAAGATTTCATCCAGCGCAACATCGCCAGGGCTTCCACGACAAAACGGGCACAGAGCCGCCGCAAACAGCTTCAGAAAATGGATAAGATGGACAGGCCGCAAGGTGATGCCAAATCGGCTTCCTTTTCCTTCGAAATTGAACGGCAAAGCGGGAACGATGTATTGAAAATCAACGATCTGTCGCTTGCATATCCCGGTAAAGAGCCACTTTTTTCCGGATTGAATACAACGATCAACCGCGGCGACAGCATCGCACTTGTCGGTCCGAACGGAGCGGGCAAATCCACTTTGCTGAAAGCCATCATGCGCAGCGACAACGTCACATCAGGCTCCATCGTCTACGGCAGCAACGTATCTGTGGGCTATTACGATCAGGAACAGGCCAGCCTGAAATCAAACAAGCGTGTCCTTGATGAACTGTGGGACGAGTACCCTCTCAAGAGCGAAAAGGAAATCCGGACCGCCCTAGGAAATTTCCTGTTCAGCGGCGATGATGTCCTCAAGCCTGTTTCAGGGCTCAGCGGCGGGGAAAAAGCGCGGCTGGCCCTGTGTAAACTGATGTTTAAGAAAGCGAATTTCCTTATCCTCGACGAACCGACGAACCATCTGGACCTCGACAGCAAAGAAGTGCTTGAATCAGCACTGATTGATTATCCAGGCACAATCCTGTTCGTATCCCATGACCGTTACTTTATCAACAGGATTGCAGACCGAATCATGGAACTATCCACAAAAACAGTGACCGAATTTCTCGGCGATTATGATTACTATGTGGATAAGAAAAATGAAATGGAAGAACTCGCCCGTCTCGAACAGGAAGAAAAAGCGGCAGCTGCCCCTTCCGGCAATCATGATCAGCAGGGCGGCGACAAATCGAAGTACATGCAGGACAAAGAAGAAAAAAAGAGAGAACGGCAGCGGCTGCGAAAAATTGAAGAAATCGAACTCCGTATTGCCGGGCTGGAGGAACAAATCGAAGAAAAAGAAGCACTGCTCGCCCTTCCGGAAATATATGAAGACCATGAAAAATCAGCCCTGCATCACACGGAATTGACGGCCTTACAGGAAGAACTCGAGCAGTTGATGGAAGAATGGGAAGAGCTTCAATTGGCCGAAACTGAATAA
- the tsaD gene encoding tRNA (adenosine(37)-N6)-threonylcarbamoyltransferase complex transferase subunit TsaD, giving the protein MKNNETELILGIETSCDETAASVIKNGTEILSNVVASQIESHKRFGGVVPEIASRHHVEQLTVVLQEALDQAGITLEDLDAVAVTQGPGLVGALLVGVNAAKAIALAHDIPLIAVHHIAGHIYANRLQQEFEFPVLALVVSGGHTELVLMREHGHYEVIGETRDDAAGEAYDKVARTLKLPYPGGPHIDRLASEGEPAIDLPRAWLEPDSYDFSFSGLKSAVINTLHNAAQRGEEIEPENLAASFQESVIDVLVTKTIKAAEEYRVKQVVLAGGVAANRGLRSRLEKEFDQLTADLIIPPLSLCTDNAAMIAAAGSIEFNKGKRAPFSLNAHPGLDLESFN; this is encoded by the coding sequence ATGAAAAATAATGAAACTGAATTGATACTAGGAATTGAAACGAGCTGTGATGAGACAGCGGCGTCCGTCATTAAGAATGGAACCGAAATTCTTTCCAACGTGGTTGCTTCCCAGATCGAAAGCCATAAACGATTCGGCGGCGTTGTGCCGGAAATCGCCTCAAGGCATCATGTGGAGCAGCTTACCGTCGTGCTGCAGGAAGCGCTTGACCAGGCGGGAATCACGCTTGAGGACCTGGATGCGGTCGCGGTCACACAGGGACCCGGGCTTGTAGGCGCCTTGCTTGTCGGAGTGAATGCCGCAAAAGCGATTGCGCTGGCACATGATATTCCGCTTATAGCCGTTCATCATATTGCCGGTCATATATATGCAAACCGCCTCCAGCAAGAATTTGAGTTTCCGGTGCTCGCACTTGTCGTCTCGGGCGGTCATACCGAGCTTGTCCTTATGAGGGAGCATGGACATTATGAAGTGATCGGGGAAACGAGGGATGATGCTGCAGGAGAAGCATACGACAAAGTAGCGCGGACGCTGAAACTTCCGTATCCAGGCGGTCCGCATATCGATCGGCTGGCCAGTGAAGGGGAACCGGCAATTGACTTGCCGCGCGCATGGCTTGAACCGGATTCGTATGATTTCAGCTTCAGCGGGCTGAAATCAGCAGTTATCAACACGCTGCACAATGCTGCCCAGCGCGGCGAAGAAATCGAACCCGAGAATCTTGCAGCCAGTTTCCAGGAAAGCGTCATTGATGTACTGGTGACGAAGACGATAAAAGCAGCGGAGGAGTACAGGGTGAAGCAGGTTGTGCTGGCAGGAGGGGTAGCCGCAAATAGAGGCCTGCGCAGCCGGCTTGAAAAGGAGTTCGATCAGCTTACGGCCGATTTGATTATCCCGCCGCTTTCGCTTTGCACAGACAACGCCGCTATGATTGCGGCAGCAGGCAGCATCGAATTCAATAAAGGAAAGCGTGCTCCATTTTCGTTAAATGCCCATCCGGGGCTGGATCTGGAGTCGTTCAATTAA